One part of the Bdellovibrio bacteriovorus genome encodes these proteins:
- a CDS encoding serine hydrolase domain-containing protein: protein MKFSVLEKNLITQLEDRIRDTTPGVMVRAYQGGRIICDVAVGNTYAYYDLASLTKVIFTTQAMIQAFEAGKWNFETKVADLLPWFAHKETRITELLTHSSGLAWWLPLYQEINTTLPRDKRREQLQGMLQNLKIEKQDTAVYSDVGFLFLGFVIEKLYDKSLDDVWTDIKNKFYLGTTLEFHPDNKPVHKTSLYAPTEECPVRRKLVQGEVHDLNAWSLGGVSTHAGLFGSIDDAGWFSLHLRSHLMGIARYSIRQKTAQLFAKRALPEGKGDWAMGYMMPTPGSASCGTYFSLDSIGHTGFTGTSVWYDPKMDLSVIILSNRVLYGSDNKAFGKLRPEIHNWIVENYRRSGL, encoded by the coding sequence ATGAAATTTTCTGTACTGGAAAAAAATCTGATCACTCAACTTGAAGACCGTATTCGTGACACCACTCCGGGTGTGATGGTGCGTGCTTATCAGGGCGGGCGAATCATCTGTGATGTGGCCGTGGGTAACACGTATGCCTATTACGATCTGGCTAGTTTGACGAAAGTTATTTTCACGACTCAAGCCATGATTCAGGCCTTTGAGGCTGGTAAGTGGAACTTTGAAACCAAAGTGGCGGATCTTTTGCCTTGGTTTGCGCACAAAGAAACCCGCATCACCGAGCTTCTGACTCACAGTTCAGGGCTGGCGTGGTGGTTGCCGCTGTATCAGGAGATCAACACGACTTTGCCGCGCGATAAACGCCGTGAACAGTTGCAGGGCATGCTGCAGAATCTGAAAATTGAGAAGCAAGACACGGCGGTATATTCTGACGTGGGCTTCCTGTTTTTGGGGTTCGTCATTGAAAAACTTTACGACAAGTCTTTGGATGATGTCTGGACGGACATCAAAAACAAATTCTATCTGGGCACGACCTTGGAGTTCCATCCGGATAACAAGCCTGTTCACAAAACCTCTTTGTATGCGCCGACCGAGGAATGTCCGGTTCGCCGCAAACTGGTTCAGGGCGAAGTGCATGATTTGAATGCGTGGTCTTTGGGCGGGGTTTCCACCCATGCGGGCCTGTTTGGCAGCATTGACGATGCCGGCTGGTTCTCTTTGCATCTGCGTTCGCACTTGATGGGAATTGCCCGTTATTCCATCCGTCAGAAGACAGCCCAGTTGTTTGCCAAAAGAGCTTTGCCGGAAGGCAAGGGTGACTGGGCCATGGGTTACATGATGCCGACTCCGGGTTCTGCAAGCTGCGGGACATATTTCTCTTTGGATTCCATTGGGCACACGGGCTTTACGGGAACTTCCGTTTGGTATGATCCCAAGATGGATTTGAGTGTGATCATTCTGTCCAACCGGGTCTTGTACGGATCTGATAACAAAGCCTTTGGCAAATTGCGTCCGGAAATTCATAATTGGATTGTTGAAAACTACAGAAGAAGTGGACTTTAA
- a CDS encoding S66 peptidase family protein — protein MTWKFLKENDVIDVVAPGYPSKPEEVEGARAFLEKWNLQPRIPKGIIKPHFLHAHEDEARWQFMKAAIESKDSRVIWCLRGGYGSNRLIPFLAKMKKPKEPKLLIGISDISSLHTFVNQEWGWSSLHAPLLDRLGRNLVSAKHEKEIHDILFGKTRQVEFKKLKPMNEVARQVKSLKSKIVGGNLTVLQSTLGTPWQVDADRRLLFVEDIGERGYRIDRMFEQFRQAGILKKCHGIVLGDFIGGNEPNGTEDKTQLVFKRWAADLEIPLFKGLEAGHAPVQRPVPFNTPCELVVANNRTVLTIDTGGRP, from the coding sequence ATGACCTGGAAGTTTTTGAAAGAAAATGATGTGATTGATGTGGTGGCTCCGGGCTATCCGTCCAAACCCGAAGAGGTGGAAGGGGCGCGTGCATTCCTGGAAAAGTGGAATCTGCAGCCGCGCATCCCCAAGGGCATCATCAAGCCGCACTTTTTGCATGCTCATGAAGATGAGGCGCGCTGGCAGTTTATGAAGGCTGCTATCGAGTCCAAGGATTCCCGCGTGATCTGGTGTCTGCGCGGTGGTTACGGCAGCAATCGTCTGATCCCGTTCTTGGCGAAAATGAAAAAGCCCAAAGAACCGAAACTGCTGATCGGTATCAGTGACATTTCCTCTTTGCACACTTTTGTGAATCAGGAATGGGGCTGGTCCAGCCTGCATGCGCCTCTGTTGGATCGTTTGGGACGCAATCTGGTTTCTGCCAAACATGAAAAAGAAATTCATGACATTTTGTTTGGAAAAACCCGCCAGGTTGAATTCAAGAAATTGAAACCTATGAACGAAGTCGCTCGCCAGGTGAAAAGCCTGAAATCGAAAATCGTGGGAGGCAATCTGACGGTTTTGCAGTCCACGCTGGGAACGCCTTGGCAGGTTGATGCGGATCGCAGACTGCTGTTTGTTGAGGATATCGGCGAACGCGGCTATCGCATTGATCGCATGTTTGAACAGTTTCGTCAGGCCGGCATTCTGAAAAAATGCCACGGCATTGTGCTGGGTGATTTCATTGGTGGCAACGAACCCAATGGCACCGAAGATAAAACTCAATTGGTCTTTAAACGCTGGGCTGCGGATTTGGAAATTCCGCTCTTTAAGGGTCTTGAAGCCGGACATGCGCCGGTGCAACGACCTGTGCCCTTTAATACTCCCTGTGAACTGGTGGTGGCAAACAACCGCACCGTTCTGACAATCGATACCGGAGGACGTCCATAA
- the purB gene encoding adenylosuccinate lyase translates to MIERYTRPEMGLLWDADHKFGKMMEVEIAVAQVQSQLGIIPKNAAKVIAQKARFNVKRISEIERETKHDVIAFVSNLAENVGPQGKFIHYGMTSSDVLDTAFSLQVREAGVVLMKSIDALEKSLKSLVTKHAETLCAGRTHGMFAEPTTFGFKMAGFLAETQRNKKRVKAALDNMMICKLSGAVGTYSSQAPKIESLVAKKLKLKTETIATQVIPRDRHAEMLSALALFGTGLERLAVELRHLQRSDVGEVTEGFTKGQKGSSAMPHKKNPISAENITGLSRLLRGYAIAGFENVALWHERDISHSSVERVVFPDAFIVADYACNRMSILLDGLDVNKKRMMDNIESSQGQIFSSHVLLALIQKGMIREDAYALVQRLCHSLSYGEHLKDKLLVDEQIQKLLKPKEIDEIFTGKKHKKAIKDIIKRV, encoded by the coding sequence GTGATTGAGAGATACACCCGCCCGGAAATGGGCCTTCTTTGGGACGCCGACCACAAGTTCGGAAAAATGATGGAAGTTGAAATTGCCGTGGCGCAGGTTCAATCCCAGCTCGGTATCATTCCCAAGAACGCAGCCAAGGTCATCGCTCAAAAAGCTCGCTTCAATGTGAAAAGAATTTCTGAAATCGAACGCGAAACCAAACACGATGTGATCGCGTTTGTTTCCAATCTGGCTGAAAACGTCGGCCCCCAGGGCAAGTTCATTCATTACGGCATGACTTCTTCGGATGTGCTGGATACGGCCTTCAGTCTGCAAGTGCGCGAGGCGGGTGTGGTTCTTATGAAATCCATCGATGCCCTGGAAAAGTCCCTGAAGTCTTTGGTGACCAAGCACGCTGAAACGCTGTGCGCGGGGCGCACTCACGGGATGTTCGCAGAGCCGACCACGTTCGGATTCAAAATGGCCGGCTTCCTTGCTGAAACCCAACGCAATAAAAAACGGGTGAAAGCCGCTCTTGATAACATGATGATCTGCAAGCTGAGCGGTGCGGTGGGGACTTATTCATCGCAAGCTCCGAAGATTGAATCTTTGGTGGCAAAGAAACTAAAACTTAAAACTGAAACCATCGCCACCCAGGTGATCCCGCGTGACCGTCATGCGGAAATGCTTTCGGCCTTGGCTTTGTTTGGAACGGGTCTTGAGCGTCTGGCAGTGGAACTTCGTCATCTTCAGCGCAGTGATGTGGGTGAGGTGACTGAAGGTTTCACCAAGGGGCAAAAAGGCTCTTCGGCGATGCCGCACAAGAAAAACCCCATCAGTGCGGAAAATATCACCGGCCTTTCCCGTTTGTTGCGTGGTTATGCCATTGCCGGATTTGAGAACGTGGCATTGTGGCACGAGCGTGATATCAGCCATTCTTCGGTTGAACGCGTGGTGTTCCCGGATGCCTTTATTGTGGCGGACTATGCCTGCAACCGCATGAGCATTTTGTTGGATGGTCTGGATGTGAACAAGAAACGCATGATGGACAATATCGAAAGCTCCCAGGGGCAGATTTTCAGCTCCCACGTGCTGCTGGCCCTGATTCAAAAAGGAATGATCCGTGAGGATGCCTACGCATTGGTGCAGCGTCTGTGTCATTCCCTGTCTTACGGGGAGCATTTGAAAGACAAACTTCTGGTGGATGAGCAGATCCAGAAACTTTTGAAACCCAAAGAGATCGACGAGATCTTCACCGGCAAGAAACACAAAAAAGCCATCAAAGACATCATCAAGAGAGTGTAG
- a CDS encoding glutathione peroxidase gives MRIFTLIALILCTSFAWAKDTPASFFDLSANSLSGKKVNFSTYRGKVVLVVNTASQCGFTPQLKELEEMYKKYADRGFVVLGFPSNDFKQEKGTNEEVQTFATKEFGVTFPLFDKAPVSGKDIQPVYQFLTTQKPGLIFKDVAWNFEKFLINRKGQVVERWSSITKPSSDSITKSVEKALNEPL, from the coding sequence ATGCGTATTTTTACTCTTATCGCCCTCATTTTGTGCACTTCCTTTGCCTGGGCCAAGGACACACCCGCGAGCTTCTTTGATCTTTCCGCCAACTCGCTTTCCGGCAAAAAGGTCAACTTCTCCACATACCGCGGAAAGGTCGTTCTGGTGGTCAACACGGCTTCCCAATGCGGCTTCACACCCCAGTTAAAAGAGCTGGAAGAAATGTACAAAAAATACGCAGACCGCGGCTTTGTCGTTCTGGGCTTCCCATCCAACGACTTCAAACAGGAAAAAGGCACGAACGAAGAAGTTCAGACTTTTGCCACCAAGGAATTTGGCGTGACCTTCCCGTTGTTTGATAAGGCTCCGGTCAGCGGGAAGGACATTCAGCCGGTTTATCAATTCCTGACGACACAAAAGCCCGGTTTGATCTTCAAAGATGTGGCGTGGAATTTTGAAAAGTTCCTAATCAATCGCAAAGGACAGGTGGTTGAACGCTGGAGTTCGATCACCAAACCCTCCTCGGACTCCATCACCAAATCCGTGGAAAAAGCCCTGAACGAACCTCTCTAA
- a CDS encoding outer membrane beta-barrel protein — protein MKTTARSLTYSLLILLALGLSLPSKSLAQSDHKSYLISQVDADEAYDPFTDYSEFEEESDEEADINFFRNGRFFTIGLAGGMRGFTGNFADAYSSAPTFGIFLTYFFDLRLAMSLGFQTGDHAVKFTVNNQSKTYEGNVSITAVNFDLKYYMNTQNVTRGLADLNPYILGGLGQFYRTYTIAGLDGFSRDSTMGFDIGAGLEIPLMRKKAYLGLQGTYHYVNFSDENKSYVDGTEKLDKNLTGDFYNFLVILGMNF, from the coding sequence GTGAAAACCACAGCTCGATCACTTACATACAGCCTTCTGATTTTACTTGCTTTGGGGCTTAGCCTACCCTCGAAATCCCTGGCCCAGTCTGATCACAAATCCTATCTGATTTCCCAAGTTGACGCGGACGAAGCTTACGACCCATTCACTGATTATTCTGAATTTGAAGAGGAATCCGACGAAGAGGCTGACATCAACTTCTTCCGCAATGGCCGCTTCTTCACGATTGGCTTGGCCGGCGGTATGCGCGGCTTTACCGGCAACTTTGCTGATGCCTATTCCTCGGCTCCGACTTTTGGTATTTTCCTGACTTACTTCTTTGACCTGCGCCTGGCGATGAGCCTGGGTTTCCAAACGGGCGACCACGCGGTGAAATTCACCGTTAACAACCAATCCAAAACTTACGAAGGGAACGTGTCTATCACGGCCGTGAACTTTGACTTGAAGTACTACATGAACACCCAGAACGTGACCCGCGGGCTTGCGGATCTGAATCCGTACATCCTGGGCGGCTTGGGGCAATTCTATCGCACTTACACGATTGCGGGACTTGATGGCTTCAGCCGTGACTCGACAATGGGTTTTGATATCGGTGCGGGTTTAGAGATCCCTTTGATGCGCAAAAAAGCCTACCTGGGCCTGCAAGGGACTTATCACTATGTGAACTTCAGCGACGAGAATAAGTCCTACGTGGACGGAACTGAAAAGCTGGATAAGAATCTGACCGGTGACTTCTATAACTTCCTGGTGATCCTGGGGATGAACTTCTAA
- a CDS encoding sodium-dependent transporter, producing MASKRGSWKTRYGFYLLAIGSACGLGNLWRFPYVVGENGGGAFILLYGLLALAIGAPLLIAELMLGKGTRRSVIVATQQMSAKTGVNFRWVGRLAVMVSIVVLSYYSVISGWVLHFLTQFLVSLFSSPEQLTDKTNLAALMSNGWLQLMLASAHILITVVVVVKGVQQGLERWIGYTMPLFAVLVIILVMRSFSLPSTPEVLRFLFYPDFSKLSWDSINHALGHVFFTLSVGFGTMVTFGSYMREEDHVPTAGFRVTIVDTVISLVAVVMIFPVAFQASNVPLTDPALMFEVLPKYLLGIRGGTLFGLAFFACLYMAALNASIGLLEVVVSNWVDAKKEMERGKATWYSGAIALMLTVLPALSSSIFKDIRVGGRSLIENLDSLLINWLLPLVALGILIAFNRGVSDKEKELGFVDKDKFVSYSMYPHWMFVLKWAGPVVIIVGLLLQVIGVFVS from the coding sequence ATGGCTAGTAAACGCGGCTCGTGGAAAACACGCTACGGATTCTATCTTCTGGCCATCGGCTCTGCCTGTGGTCTGGGGAATCTGTGGCGTTTTCCCTATGTCGTGGGCGAAAACGGGGGCGGTGCCTTCATTTTGCTTTATGGTCTGCTGGCTTTGGCGATCGGGGCTCCGCTGCTGATTGCTGAACTGATGCTGGGTAAGGGGACACGCCGTTCGGTGATCGTCGCCACTCAGCAGATGAGTGCCAAGACCGGTGTGAATTTCCGCTGGGTCGGGCGCCTGGCGGTGATGGTCAGTATTGTTGTTCTGTCTTATTATTCGGTGATCAGCGGCTGGGTTTTGCATTTCCTGACCCAGTTCCTGGTGTCGTTATTTTCCAGTCCCGAACAACTGACTGACAAAACCAATCTGGCAGCGCTGATGTCCAACGGCTGGCTGCAGTTGATGTTGGCCAGTGCGCACATTCTGATCACGGTTGTGGTGGTCGTCAAAGGGGTGCAGCAGGGGTTGGAACGCTGGATCGGGTACACCATGCCGTTGTTTGCGGTGCTGGTGATTATTCTGGTCATGCGTTCTTTTTCACTTCCTTCAACTCCCGAAGTTCTGCGCTTCCTGTTTTATCCGGACTTTTCAAAGCTGAGCTGGGATTCCATCAACCACGCACTAGGGCATGTGTTCTTCACGCTTTCAGTGGGCTTTGGCACGATGGTGACCTTTGGTTCTTACATGCGTGAAGAGGACCACGTTCCGACGGCAGGCTTCCGTGTGACGATCGTGGACACGGTGATTTCACTGGTGGCCGTGGTGATGATCTTCCCGGTGGCTTTCCAGGCGTCCAACGTGCCGTTGACGGATCCGGCGTTGATGTTTGAGGTCCTGCCGAAATACCTGTTGGGAATTCGCGGGGGCACGCTGTTTGGTCTGGCGTTCTTTGCGTGTCTTTATATGGCGGCGCTGAATGCCAGTATCGGTCTGCTGGAAGTTGTCGTGTCCAACTGGGTGGATGCTAAAAAAGAAATGGAGCGTGGCAAAGCGACCTGGTATTCCGGCGCGATTGCCTTGATGCTGACGGTTCTGCCGGCACTTTCCAGTTCGATCTTTAAGGACATCCGTGTAGGGGGCCGTTCGTTGATCGAAAATCTGGATTCATTGCTGATCAACTGGCTGCTACCGCTGGTGGCGCTGGGTATTTTGATCGCCTTTAATCGCGGGGTTTCGGACAAGGAAAAAGAGCTGGGTTTTGTCGATAAGGACAAGTTCGTCAGCTATTCCATGTATCCGCATTGGATGTTTGTTCTGAAGTGGGCAGGGCCGGTGGTGATTATCGTGGGCCTTTTGCTGCAAGTCATTGGGGTCTTTGTCAGTTAG
- the der gene encoding ribosome biogenesis GTPase Der: MSSTVKTDFAPKVAIIGRPNVGKSTLFNIITETRKAVVKNQAGVTRDIMIEPVDIWGKQFDLIDTGGITEAGDIFSKLIKEQVTEFLHSVDLIVAVMDGRVGLVPEDRDIIRVAKQTGKPFLLVINKVDSDQDQDMAKADFYEFGVDVVAASFEQRRGLAEILEWVVAQIPENPGTVKEGMNIAIVGKPNVGKSSICNAILGYNRMIVSDVAGTTIDSVDSPFIYNEKKYTLVDTAGLRRSAKREEDLEIISAFKSQEAIRRADIVLLMVDGTVGPTDQDARIMQAILEDHKGVIVVANKSDLGGKEVPEYRKTFREQVERVFHFFTDVHIVFTSAKTGYGLEDLFEMIEKVAHQMTFRVPTAELNDFFFETIRKAPAPVWGTTNVKFYYLTQTYQQPPAFIAFANHPDGVTNSYRRFLIKHIKTNWDLHGMPIRIFCMKSRRGGPDNG, from the coding sequence ATGTCGTCGACAGTAAAGACTGATTTCGCCCCGAAGGTGGCGATCATCGGTCGCCCGAACGTCGGGAAATCAACATTGTTTAATATCATCACTGAAACCCGTAAAGCCGTGGTGAAAAACCAGGCCGGGGTTACCCGTGACATCATGATCGAACCGGTCGACATCTGGGGCAAACAATTTGACCTGATCGACACGGGCGGTATCACGGAAGCTGGCGACATTTTCTCCAAGCTGATCAAAGAACAGGTGACTGAGTTCCTGCACTCAGTGGATCTGATCGTGGCGGTGATGGATGGTCGTGTGGGCCTGGTGCCTGAAGACCGTGACATCATTCGCGTCGCAAAACAAACCGGTAAACCGTTCCTTCTGGTGATCAACAAGGTCGACAGTGATCAGGATCAGGACATGGCCAAGGCTGACTTCTATGAGTTCGGCGTGGACGTGGTTGCGGCCTCTTTCGAGCAGCGCCGTGGTCTGGCTGAAATCCTTGAGTGGGTTGTGGCGCAGATCCCTGAAAATCCAGGAACTGTGAAAGAGGGTATGAATATCGCCATCGTCGGTAAACCGAACGTGGGTAAGAGCTCTATCTGCAATGCGATCCTGGGTTACAACCGCATGATCGTTTCTGATGTTGCCGGTACAACCATTGACTCTGTCGATTCACCTTTCATTTACAACGAAAAAAAGTACACTTTGGTTGATACCGCCGGTCTTCGTCGTTCTGCGAAACGTGAAGAGGATCTGGAAATCATCTCTGCCTTTAAATCCCAGGAGGCCATTCGTCGCGCAGATATCGTGCTGTTGATGGTGGATGGAACTGTGGGTCCGACAGATCAGGATGCGCGCATCATGCAGGCGATTCTGGAAGATCACAAAGGTGTGATCGTCGTGGCGAACAAATCGGACTTGGGTGGTAAGGAAGTTCCTGAATACCGCAAGACCTTCCGTGAACAGGTTGAACGTGTGTTCCACTTCTTCACGGACGTGCATATTGTCTTCACCAGTGCCAAGACCGGTTATGGTCTGGAAGACCTGTTTGAGATGATTGAAAAAGTCGCTCATCAGATGACCTTCCGTGTTCCTACGGCAGAACTGAATGACTTCTTCTTCGAAACCATCCGTAAAGCTCCGGCTCCGGTATGGGGTACGACGAACGTGAAGTTCTATTATCTGACTCAAACGTATCAGCAGCCGCCGGCATTTATCGCGTTTGCGAACCATCCGGATGGAGTGACGAACTCTTATCGCCGCTTCCTGATTAAGCACATTAAGACGAACTGGGATCTTCATGGGATGCCGATTCGTATCTTCTGTATGAAGTCACGTCGTGGTGGACCGGATAATGGCTAG
- the era gene encoding GTPase Era, translating into MSYKAGFLGLIGQPNAGKSTLMNFLVDEKVSIVSSKPQTTRRRILGIWSTDKGQVIFVDAPGLIKADEGLNGFLAQEAHDVINSSDALLAIIAVDEEKPENAEKVIDLVSKSGKPWVAVITKTDIEEKSHRVMILRKMVEDKGGKAFSVSVKDSKNDQEEREALLIEFMELLPESPAPLYDTELFTNENVREMAAEIIREQCFEALHHEIPYSIAVRIVKFEEDAKPVPKIYAEIVVSKDSHKAIVIGKGASLIKQIGMEARKEIEKLMGEKIFLDLNVAAKPEWFSNKRMMKELGYVVDSKD; encoded by the coding sequence ATGAGTTACAAAGCTGGATTTTTAGGTCTGATCGGACAGCCGAACGCGGGGAAGAGCACGCTGATGAACTTCCTTGTGGACGAAAAGGTCTCTATCGTCTCTTCAAAACCTCAGACAACCCGCCGCCGCATTCTGGGCATCTGGAGCACGGATAAAGGTCAGGTGATCTTTGTTGATGCCCCGGGTTTGATCAAAGCCGATGAAGGCTTGAATGGTTTCCTGGCTCAGGAAGCGCATGACGTTATCAACAGCTCTGACGCTTTGCTGGCGATCATTGCGGTTGACGAGGAAAAACCGGAAAACGCAGAAAAAGTCATCGACCTGGTTTCCAAAAGCGGCAAACCCTGGGTGGCTGTGATCACCAAAACGGATATCGAAGAAAAATCCCACCGTGTGATGATTCTTCGCAAGATGGTCGAGGACAAGGGCGGAAAAGCCTTCTCGGTTTCTGTGAAGGACTCCAAAAACGATCAGGAAGAGCGTGAAGCACTTCTGATCGAGTTTATGGAACTGCTTCCAGAGTCCCCGGCGCCTTTGTATGACACGGAACTGTTTACGAATGAAAACGTGCGTGAGATGGCGGCGGAAATCATCCGTGAGCAGTGCTTTGAGGCCCTTCATCATGAAATCCCGTATTCCATTGCGGTTCGTATCGTGAAATTTGAAGAAGACGCCAAGCCCGTGCCAAAGATCTATGCGGAGATCGTGGTGTCCAAAGACAGCCACAAGGCGATCGTTATTGGTAAAGGTGCCAGCCTGATCAAACAAATCGGCATGGAAGCCCGCAAGGAAATTGAAAAACTGATGGGAGAGAAAATCTTCCTGGACCTGAACGTGGCAGCCAAGCCCGAGTGGTTCTCCAATAAACGCATGATGAAGGAGCTTGGATATGTCGTCGACAGTAAAGACTGA
- the rnc gene encoding ribonuclease III, translating into MSEQGRKSLEERVGYHFKNPALLDRALTHKSFANELRNTVEHNEKLEFLGDAVLDLVVGEFLYEKFPTDTEGGLSKKRASIVNEEVLSELALEMGLNKLMQLGKGEALTGGAQKPRLIASSFEAIVGALYLDGGFEVARGFIRQEFVPLADRVCGHEDFERDYKTRLQELVQKSSKETPRYEVLAEEGPPHDREFLVCVKVKEDVWAQGRGRSKKNAEQMAAKNALEMKYKETN; encoded by the coding sequence ATGAGCGAACAGGGCCGAAAGAGTCTTGAAGAGCGTGTCGGGTATCACTTTAAAAATCCGGCACTGCTGGACAGAGCGCTGACCCACAAAAGTTTTGCCAACGAGTTGAGAAACACCGTTGAGCACAATGAAAAGCTGGAATTTTTGGGTGATGCTGTTTTGGATCTGGTCGTGGGTGAATTTTTGTATGAAAAATTCCCGACCGACACCGAAGGTGGATTGTCAAAGAAACGCGCCAGTATCGTCAATGAAGAGGTTCTGTCCGAACTGGCACTGGAAATGGGTTTAAATAAACTCATGCAACTGGGAAAGGGTGAAGCCCTGACTGGAGGCGCACAGAAACCGCGCCTGATAGCCTCTTCGTTTGAAGCCATTGTCGGGGCTTTGTACCTGGATGGCGGCTTTGAAGTGGCTCGCGGCTTTATTCGCCAGGAATTTGTTCCGTTGGCGGACCGGGTGTGCGGGCATGAGGACTTTGAGCGGGATTATAAAACCCGTCTGCAGGAACTGGTGCAGAAGTCCTCGAAAGAAACGCCACGCTACGAAGTGCTGGCGGAAGAGGGACCTCCGCATGATCGCGAGTTCCTGGTTTGTGTAAAAGTAAAGGAAGATGTCTGGGCTCAAGGGCGGGGCCGCAGTAAGAAAAACGCCGAACAAATGGCGGCCAAGAATGCCCTTGAGATGAAGTACAAGGAGACGAATTAA
- the mtaB gene encoding tRNA (N(6)-L-threonylcarbamoyladenosine(37)-C(2))-methylthiotransferase MtaB, producing MDHSMKYQVHTFGCKVNTYDAGLIQKNLNASGFMPVVSGQKDARIHVLNTCAVTAEATKEAVRYIRRLKVKDPFCTIVVTGCAAQVDTGSFSSLPGADLIVANSHKSSLPDLLNKHFRGELTEKVFKSNIFKKEDLEAGGGIEKQHTRTFLKIQDGCNSFCTYCIIPYARGKSRSIPVADLVNRINDLYAEGSREVVLTGVHIGDYEDQIGDRKYVMEDLLENLLAKTKMPRFRLSSLEPVEVSERLLDLYQDSRLCPHFHMSIQSANTDVLFHMKRKYTQADVQKSLRAIADRVPGSFVGMDVITGFPTETEEQFQDTYDCLKDLPWTKLHVFPYSERQGTRAAAMDVSVYPHVRAERAARLRELSIQRYTEQANLQIGSMKRVLVLKNAAKGGQGLSHDYWPVDISGAESFLDHWAGQEVDVKVTGYDHSNKQHMEGHLIGEVLS from the coding sequence ATGGATCACTCTATGAAGTATCAGGTCCACACTTTCGGCTGTAAGGTGAACACTTACGATGCCGGCCTGATTCAAAAGAACCTGAACGCCAGCGGCTTCATGCCGGTGGTGTCCGGCCAGAAAGACGCGCGTATTCACGTGCTCAACACCTGTGCTGTAACTGCGGAGGCCACGAAAGAGGCGGTTCGCTATATCCGTCGCCTGAAAGTGAAAGATCCATTCTGCACGATCGTGGTGACAGGGTGTGCGGCGCAAGTTGATACGGGGTCTTTCTCAAGCCTTCCAGGGGCTGATCTTATTGTGGCCAATTCCCACAAAAGCAGCCTGCCGGATCTTTTGAACAAACACTTCCGTGGGGAACTGACTGAAAAAGTCTTTAAATCCAACATCTTCAAAAAAGAGGATTTGGAAGCCGGTGGCGGTATTGAAAAACAACACACCCGCACCTTCCTGAAAATTCAGGACGGCTGTAACAGCTTCTGCACTTACTGCATTATTCCTTACGCACGCGGCAAGAGCCGCTCCATCCCTGTGGCGGATCTGGTGAATCGTATTAATGACCTTTATGCCGAAGGTTCACGTGAAGTGGTGCTGACGGGTGTGCATATCGGGGATTACGAAGACCAGATCGGGGATCGCAAGTATGTGATGGAAGACCTGCTGGAAAATCTTTTGGCGAAAACCAAAATGCCACGCTTCCGTCTTTCCAGCCTTGAGCCGGTGGAAGTGTCTGAGCGCCTGCTGGATCTTTATCAGGATTCCCGTCTGTGTCCGCATTTCCATATGAGCATTCAAAGTGCCAACACCGATGTCCTTTTTCATATGAAGCGCAAATACACGCAAGCTGACGTGCAAAAATCTCTGCGCGCGATTGCGGATCGTGTTCCGGGCAGCTTTGTCGGAATGGACGTGATCACCGGCTTCCCGACTGAAACCGAAGAACAATTCCAGGACACCTACGACTGCCTGAAAGATCTGCCATGGACCAAGCTGCACGTATTTCCGTACAGCGAACGTCAGGGGACGCGTGCAGCGGCGATGGATGTTTCTGTATATCCTCACGTGCGCGCGGAAAGAGCAGCCAGACTGCGTGAACTTTCCATCCAGCGCTACACCGAGCAGGCCAATCTTCAGATTGGCAGCATGAAACGTGTTCTGGTCCTGAAAAATGCCGCCAAAGGCGGACAGGGGCTGAGTCATGATTACTGGCCCGTGGATATCTCGGGGGCGGAAAGCTTCCTTGACCACTGGGCGGGTCAGGAAGTTGATGTGAAAGTCACCGGCTATGATCATTCCAACAAACAACACATGGAAGGTCATCTGATCGGCGAGGTGCTGTCATGA